One segment of Stomatobaculum sp. F0698 DNA contains the following:
- a CDS encoding HU family DNA-binding protein: MNKTELVAAIAEKAEISKKDAEAALKAFTETVEQELVKGEKIQLVGFGTFEISERPAREGRNPRTGESMKIAAAKAPKFKAGKALKDAVNA; encoded by the coding sequence ATGAATAAGACCGAGTTGGTTGCTGCGATCGCAGAGAAGGCAGAGATTTCCAAGAAGGACGCCGAGGCTGCTCTGAAGGCATTCACGGAGACTGTCGAACAGGAGCTTGTGAAGGGAGAGAAAATCCAGCTTGTCGGTTTCGGAACGTTCGAGATTTCCGAGAGACCTGCACGCGAGGGCAGAAACCCGAGAACCGGTGAGAGCATGAAGATCGCCGCTGCGAAGGCTCCGAAGTTTAAGGCAGGAAAGGCTCTCAAGGACGCAGTCAACGCCTAA
- a CDS encoding RNA-binding S4 domain-containing protein, whose product MRIDKFLKVSRLIKRRTVANEACDAGRVLVNGKAVKASYEVKKGDVLELLFGQRTVKAEVLDLAETTKKEEAKELFRYL is encoded by the coding sequence ATGAGGATTGACAAGTTTCTGAAAGTCTCTCGGCTGATTAAGCGCCGCACGGTTGCGAATGAGGCCTGCGATGCGGGTCGTGTGCTCGTGAACGGAAAGGCAGTCAAGGCATCCTACGAAGTGAAAAAGGGAGATGTTCTTGAGTTGCTCTTCGGACAGCGCACCGTCAAGGCAGAGGTCCTGGACCTCGCGGAGACCACCAAGAAAGAAGAAGCAAAAGAATTGTTTCGTTATCTGTGA